A single genomic interval of Mycolicibacterium holsaticum DSM 44478 = JCM 12374 harbors:
- a CDS encoding alpha/beta hydrolase translates to MTDTRDAAADADQQQVTPDEPARKPWWERHYTFTGTALGLVFIWFSLTPSLLPRGPLFQGLVSGAAGATGYGIGVFVVWLVRYMGSKDSSPPAPRLAWIGLVVVGIVGQVLMIIYFHVWQDEVRDLVGVPRMGFWDHPLTAVLSIVVLFMLVEIGQLIGRLVRFLVRQLNRFAPPRVSAVVVVALLVALSIALLNGVVVRFAMSTINKTFSAVNDETDPDFAAPTSTLRSGGPQSLDSWESLGHQGRVFVSSGPTVEQLTEFNGAPATEPIRAYAGLHSADGIKATAQLAAEELRRTGGLDRAVVAVATTTGTGWINDAEASALEYMYNGDTAIVSMQYSFLPSWLSFLVDKENARQAGQALFEAVDGLIREMPEAQRPKLVVFGESLGSFGGEAPFLALNNLIARTDGALFSGPTFNNTIWNQLTRERDPGSPMWLPIYDDGENVRFSARAEDLARPDAPWGAPRVVYLQHASDPIAWWNPDLLFAEPDWLREPKGYDVSGRMQWIPIVTFLQVSADMAVAVDVPDGHGHVYVRDVANAWAAILEPPGWTAEKTEKLRPLLSSNEST, encoded by the coding sequence GTGACAGATACCCGCGACGCAGCCGCGGACGCCGACCAGCAGCAGGTGACGCCGGACGAGCCGGCCCGCAAGCCGTGGTGGGAGCGCCACTACACATTCACCGGAACCGCGCTGGGCCTGGTGTTCATCTGGTTCTCGTTGACGCCGTCGTTGTTGCCGCGCGGGCCGCTGTTTCAGGGTCTTGTCAGCGGGGCGGCGGGAGCCACCGGCTATGGCATCGGGGTGTTCGTGGTCTGGCTGGTGCGGTACATGGGCTCCAAGGACAGCAGCCCGCCCGCGCCACGGCTGGCCTGGATCGGGCTGGTGGTCGTCGGAATCGTCGGCCAGGTTCTGATGATCATCTACTTCCATGTCTGGCAGGACGAGGTCCGCGATCTCGTCGGGGTGCCGCGGATGGGGTTCTGGGACCATCCACTGACCGCCGTGCTGTCGATCGTCGTGCTGTTCATGCTCGTCGAGATCGGCCAGCTGATCGGCAGGTTGGTGCGCTTCCTGGTTCGGCAACTCAATCGCTTCGCGCCGCCGCGGGTTTCGGCGGTCGTGGTGGTGGCTCTGTTGGTGGCGTTGAGCATTGCCCTGCTCAACGGCGTGGTGGTGCGCTTCGCGATGAGCACCATCAACAAGACGTTCTCGGCGGTCAACGACGAGACCGACCCTGACTTCGCGGCGCCGACGTCGACGTTGCGATCCGGCGGACCCCAGTCGTTGGACAGCTGGGAGTCGTTGGGGCATCAAGGCCGGGTATTCGTATCGTCGGGCCCGACGGTCGAACAGCTCACCGAGTTCAACGGGGCGCCGGCGACCGAACCGATCCGCGCCTACGCCGGGTTGCACTCCGCGGACGGCATCAAGGCCACCGCCCAGCTGGCGGCCGAAGAGTTGAGGCGCACAGGCGGACTGGACCGTGCAGTGGTCGCCGTCGCCACCACCACCGGCACCGGCTGGATCAACGACGCCGAGGCTTCCGCGCTGGAGTACATGTACAACGGTGACACCGCGATCGTGTCCATGCAGTACTCGTTCCTGCCCAGTTGGCTGTCGTTTCTGGTGGACAAGGAGAACGCCCGCCAGGCCGGGCAGGCGCTGTTCGAGGCCGTCGACGGGTTGATCCGCGAGATGCCCGAGGCGCAGCGCCCGAAGCTGGTGGTGTTCGGCGAGAGCCTCGGCTCGTTCGGTGGTGAGGCGCCCTTCCTTGCCCTCAACAACCTCATCGCCCGCACCGACGGCGCGCTGTTCTCGGGCCCGACGTTCAACAACACCATCTGGAACCAGCTCACCAGGGAGCGCGATCCGGGGTCACCGATGTGGCTGCCGATCTACGACGACGGTGAGAACGTCCGGTTCTCGGCCAGGGCGGAAGACCTCGCCAGGCCCGACGCGCCTTGGGGCGCACCGCGTGTCGTGTACCTGCAGCACGCCTCCGACCCCATCGCCTGGTGGAACCCGGATCTGCTGTTCGCCGAACCGGATTGGCTGCGCGAGCCCAAAGGTTACGACGTATCGGGGCGCATGCAGTGGATCCCGATCGTGACGTTCCTTCAGGTGTCGGCGGATATGGCCGTCGCCGTCGATGTGCCCGACGGGCACGGCCACGTCTACGTCAGGGACGTCGCGAACGCGTGGGCGGCCATCCTGGAACCGCCGGGATGGACGGCGGAGAAGACCGAGAAACTGCGTCCGCTGTTGAGCAGCAACGAAAGCACCTAG
- a CDS encoding enoyl-CoA hydratase, with protein sequence MSYETILVTRDDRVGTITLNRPKALNALNSQVMHEVTTAAAEFDTDPGIGAIVLTGNEKAFAAGADIKEMASLTFADVFASDFFAAWGKFAATRTPTIAAVAGYALGGGCELAMMCDVLIAADSAKFGQPEIKLGVLPGMGGSQRLTRAIGKAKAMDLILTGRNMEAEEAERAGLVSRVVPADTLLDEANAVAKTIAGMSLSASRMAKEAVNRAFESTLAEGLLYERRLFHSAFATDDQTEGMNAFTEKRPPNFTHR encoded by the coding sequence ATGAGCTACGAGACCATTCTGGTCACCCGTGATGACCGCGTCGGCACCATCACGCTGAACCGGCCGAAGGCGCTCAACGCGCTCAACAGCCAGGTGATGCACGAAGTCACCACTGCCGCAGCAGAATTCGACACCGATCCGGGCATCGGCGCGATCGTTCTCACCGGTAACGAGAAGGCGTTCGCGGCGGGCGCCGACATCAAGGAGATGGCCAGCCTGACGTTTGCCGACGTCTTCGCCAGCGACTTCTTCGCCGCGTGGGGCAAGTTCGCCGCGACGCGCACACCGACGATCGCCGCGGTGGCCGGTTACGCGCTGGGCGGTGGATGTGAGCTGGCGATGATGTGCGACGTGCTGATCGCCGCCGACTCCGCCAAGTTCGGTCAGCCCGAGATCAAGCTCGGTGTGCTGCCGGGAATGGGCGGCTCGCAGCGGCTGACCCGCGCCATCGGCAAGGCCAAGGCCATGGACCTGATCCTGACCGGCCGCAACATGGAGGCCGAGGAGGCCGAGCGCGCCGGGTTGGTGTCGCGCGTGGTGCCCGCTGACACGCTGCTCGACGAGGCGAACGCGGTGGCCAAGACCATCGCCGGGATGTCGCTTTCGGCGTCGCGGATGGCCAAGGAGGCCGTCAACCGCGCGTTCGAGAGCACCCTCGCCGAAGGACTCCTCTACGAACGCAGGCTTTTCCACTCCGCGTTCGCCACCGACGACCAGACCGAAGGCATGAACGCGTTCACCGAGAAACGCCCCCCGAACTTCACCCACCGCTAA
- a CDS encoding enoyl-CoA hydratase/isomerase family protein, translated as MGENEDVLVTVDRGVGLITLNRPKAINSLNHHMVTVMAQVLTRWEGDDAVRAVVVDGAGERGLCAGGDIVAIYHSAIADGPEKGAEARQFWYDEYLLNAHIGRFGKPYVALMDGIVMGGGVGISAHGRVRIATDTTKMAMPEVGIGFIPDVGGTWILSRAPGRLGLHAALTGVTFNGADAIAMGFADHYVPHDKLPSFKDTLLREGIDAALAAHVSDPPASALAAQRGWIDECYAGETATDIVAALRSHGGPAVEAADLIEGRSPISVSVALEAVRRAAKLGTLEDVLRQEYRTSCASLRSHDLVEGIRAQVIDKDRNPKWSPASLAAVTPADVEAYFAPADRELEFS; from the coding sequence GTGGGCGAAAACGAGGATGTCCTAGTAACTGTTGACCGCGGTGTCGGCCTGATCACGCTCAACCGGCCCAAGGCGATCAACTCGCTGAACCACCACATGGTCACCGTGATGGCGCAGGTGCTGACCCGGTGGGAAGGCGACGACGCGGTCCGCGCGGTGGTGGTCGACGGCGCCGGGGAGCGCGGCCTGTGCGCGGGCGGCGACATCGTGGCTATCTACCACAGCGCCATCGCCGACGGCCCCGAAAAAGGCGCCGAAGCGCGGCAGTTCTGGTACGACGAGTATCTGCTCAACGCCCACATCGGGCGCTTCGGCAAGCCGTACGTCGCGCTGATGGACGGCATCGTGATGGGCGGCGGCGTCGGGATCAGCGCACACGGACGTGTCCGGATCGCCACCGACACCACGAAGATGGCGATGCCCGAAGTCGGCATCGGTTTCATCCCCGACGTGGGCGGCACCTGGATTCTGTCGCGGGCACCCGGCCGACTCGGCCTGCACGCCGCGCTGACCGGCGTCACGTTCAACGGCGCCGACGCGATCGCGATGGGCTTCGCTGACCACTACGTCCCCCACGACAAGCTGCCGTCCTTCAAGGACACGCTGCTGCGCGAGGGCATCGACGCCGCGCTGGCCGCCCACGTGTCCGACCCGCCCGCCAGTGCGCTTGCCGCACAACGCGGCTGGATCGACGAATGCTATGCCGGGGAGACCGCCACCGATATCGTCGCCGCGCTGCGCAGCCACGGCGGGCCCGCCGTCGAGGCCGCCGACCTCATCGAAGGCCGCTCCCCGATCTCGGTGTCGGTGGCACTGGAAGCGGTCCGCCGGGCCGCCAAACTCGGCACACTGGAAGACGTGCTGCGCCAGGAGTACCGGACCTCGTGCGCGTCGCTGCGCAGCCACGATCTCGTCGAGGGCATCCGCGCCCAGGTCATCGACAAGGACCGCAACCCGAAATGGTCGCCGGCGTCGCTGGCGGCCGTCACCCCCGCCGACGTCGAAGCCTATTTCGCGCCGGCCGATCGTGAACTGGAGTTCTCATGA
- a CDS encoding Bax inhibitor-1/YccA family protein produces the protein MRETSNPVFRSLPKQQGGYAQFGTGAAGYGAAAVHADPYTTQYPPQQQAGVARPLTIDDVVTRTGITLALLTAVGVVSYFLVSQNLGLAMPFALVGGLGGLALVLVATFGRKQDNPAIVLTYAALEGLFLGAISFIIANVMSVGGVGMIAQAIVGTLGVFFGMLVVYKTGAIRVTPKFTRMIVAGLFGVLALMLLNLVLAVFGVGGGAGLGLRDGGMLAIGFSLLCIGLAAFSFLIDFDAADQMVRAGAPEKAAWGIALGLTVTLVWLYIEILRLLSYFNSD, from the coding sequence GTGCGGGAAACCAGCAACCCGGTATTTCGTTCGCTGCCCAAGCAACAGGGCGGATATGCGCAATTCGGTACCGGAGCCGCCGGCTACGGTGCGGCGGCGGTACACGCGGACCCCTATACGACGCAGTACCCCCCACAGCAGCAGGCCGGTGTCGCGCGCCCGCTGACCATCGATGACGTCGTCACCCGGACCGGCATCACGCTGGCCCTGCTGACCGCCGTCGGAGTCGTCTCGTACTTCCTGGTGTCCCAGAACCTGGGGCTGGCGATGCCGTTCGCCCTGGTGGGCGGCCTTGGCGGGTTGGCGCTCGTGCTCGTCGCGACGTTCGGGCGCAAGCAGGACAACCCGGCGATCGTGTTGACCTACGCCGCGCTGGAGGGTCTGTTCCTCGGCGCGATCTCGTTCATCATCGCCAACGTCATGTCGGTCGGCGGGGTGGGAATGATCGCGCAGGCGATCGTCGGCACGCTCGGGGTGTTCTTCGGCATGTTGGTCGTCTACAAGACCGGCGCCATCCGCGTGACGCCGAAGTTCACCCGCATGATCGTCGCCGGCCTGTTCGGCGTGCTGGCGCTGATGCTGCTCAACCTCGTCCTCGCCGTCTTCGGTGTGGGCGGCGGTGCCGGCCTGGGCCTGCGCGACGGTGGCATGCTCGCCATCGGCTTCTCCCTGCTGTGCATCGGTCTGGCGGCGTTCTCGTTCCTGATCGACTTCGATGCCGCTGACCAGATGGTGCGTGCGGGTGCACCGGAGAAGGCCGCGTGGGGTATCGCGCTGGGCCTGACCGTCACGCTGGTCTGGCTGTACATCGAGATCCTGCGTCTGCTCAGCTACTTCAACAGCGACTAG
- a CDS encoding acetyl-CoA C-acetyltransferase, with product MPEAVIVSTARSPIGRAAKGSLVDMRPDDLAAQMVRAALDKVPALDPHDIDDLMMGCGQPAGEAGFNIARSVAVQLGYDFLPGTTVNRYCSSSLQTSRMAFHAIKAGEGNAFISAGVETVSRFPKGTSDGWPDSKNPVFADAMSRSDQAAAGADEWHDPREDGSLPDVYIAMGQTAENVALFTGISREDQDHWGVRSQNRAEEAINSGFFDREIVPVTLPDGTTVSKDDGPRAGTTYEKLSQLKPVFRPNGTVTAGNACPLNDGAAAVVIMSDTKARELGLTPLARIVSTGVSGLSPEIMGLGPIEASKKALANAGMTINDIDLYEINEAFAVQVLGSARELGMDEDKLNVSGGAIALGHPFGMTGARITATLLNNLTTYDKTFGLETMCVGGGQGMAMVIERLS from the coding sequence ATGCCTGAAGCCGTCATTGTCTCGACCGCGCGGTCGCCGATCGGCCGTGCCGCCAAAGGTTCGCTGGTCGATATGCGGCCAGACGACCTCGCCGCGCAGATGGTGCGCGCCGCGCTCGACAAGGTGCCTGCGCTCGACCCGCACGACATCGACGACCTGATGATGGGATGCGGACAACCCGCGGGCGAGGCGGGCTTCAACATCGCTCGTAGCGTTGCCGTGCAACTGGGCTACGACTTCCTGCCCGGCACCACGGTCAACCGGTACTGCTCGTCGTCGCTGCAGACCAGCCGGATGGCGTTCCACGCGATCAAAGCCGGCGAGGGCAACGCATTCATTTCCGCTGGGGTGGAGACGGTTTCGCGGTTTCCGAAGGGTACGTCCGACGGTTGGCCGGACAGCAAGAACCCGGTGTTCGCCGACGCGATGAGCCGCTCGGACCAGGCCGCCGCGGGCGCCGACGAATGGCATGACCCGCGCGAGGACGGCTCGCTGCCCGACGTGTACATCGCGATGGGGCAGACCGCCGAGAACGTCGCGCTGTTCACCGGCATCAGCCGCGAGGACCAGGACCACTGGGGGGTGCGCAGCCAGAACCGCGCCGAAGAGGCCATCAACAGCGGCTTTTTCGACCGCGAGATCGTGCCGGTGACGCTGCCCGACGGGACGACGGTCAGCAAGGACGACGGCCCACGCGCGGGCACCACCTACGAGAAGCTCAGCCAGCTCAAGCCGGTGTTCCGGCCTAACGGCACCGTGACCGCCGGCAACGCGTGCCCGTTGAACGACGGCGCCGCCGCGGTGGTCATCATGTCGGACACCAAGGCGCGCGAGTTGGGGCTGACGCCGCTGGCGCGCATCGTGTCCACGGGGGTCAGCGGCCTCTCGCCGGAAATCATGGGGCTCGGCCCTATCGAGGCGTCGAAGAAGGCGCTGGCCAACGCGGGCATGACGATCAACGACATCGACCTGTACGAGATCAACGAGGCGTTCGCCGTGCAGGTACTGGGCTCCGCGCGTGAACTCGGGATGGACGAGGACAAGCTCAACGTCTCCGGCGGCGCGATCGCGCTGGGCCATCCGTTCGGCATGACGGGTGCGCGGATCACCGCCACGCTGTTGAACAACCTGACGACCTACGACAAGACGTTCGGGCTGGAGACGATGTGCGTCGGCGGCGGTCAGGGCATGGCGATGGTGATCGAGCGGCTTTCCTAG
- a CDS encoding SGNH/GDSL hydrolase family protein, with the protein MGNHAPHRTKTLALTAAAALASTGSVYLGARNLLSEQAAQTRRVIPKAWDIPPRADGVYTAGGGPVERWHRDVPVDLHLMVFGDSTATGYGCTEADEVPGVLLARELAEVSGKRIRLSTKAIVGATSKGLSGQIDAMFVAGPPPDAAVIMIGANDVTALNGIGPSARRLAHAVRRLRASGAVVVVGTCPDFGVISAIPQPLRMVARSCGLRLARAQAAAVRAADGVPVPFSDLLAPDFRQTPELLFSPDMFHPSAAGYALAAKQLFPALCNALGDWLGGAVPELPWQPRADDGATLVARVGSLSRLWRRSTGVPAPIVARAG; encoded by the coding sequence GTGGGCAATCACGCACCCCACCGGACCAAGACCCTCGCCCTGACGGCCGCGGCAGCGCTGGCCTCGACGGGTTCGGTTTACCTGGGCGCCCGCAATCTGCTGAGCGAACAGGCGGCCCAGACCCGCCGTGTGATTCCCAAGGCGTGGGACATCCCGCCGCGCGCCGACGGCGTGTACACCGCGGGCGGCGGCCCCGTCGAACGCTGGCACCGAGACGTGCCGGTCGACCTGCATCTGATGGTCTTCGGTGACTCCACCGCCACCGGCTACGGCTGCACCGAAGCCGACGAGGTGCCCGGCGTGCTGCTTGCCCGCGAGCTCGCCGAGGTCTCGGGCAAGCGAATCCGGTTGAGCACCAAAGCCATCGTGGGCGCCACCTCCAAGGGATTGTCGGGCCAGATTGACGCGATGTTCGTCGCCGGTCCCCCGCCGGACGCCGCGGTGATCATGATCGGGGCCAACGACGTCACCGCGCTGAACGGCATCGGGCCGTCGGCCCGACGGCTGGCGCATGCGGTCCGCCGGCTGCGGGCCAGCGGAGCCGTCGTCGTCGTCGGCACCTGCCCGGACTTCGGCGTGATCAGCGCGATCCCCCAACCGCTGCGGATGGTGGCACGCAGCTGTGGGCTGCGCCTGGCTCGCGCGCAGGCCGCCGCCGTGCGGGCAGCCGACGGGGTGCCGGTGCCGTTTTCCGATCTGTTGGCGCCGGATTTCCGCCAGACCCCCGAACTGCTCTTCTCACCCGACATGTTTCATCCGTCGGCGGCCGGCTATGCCCTGGCCGCCAAGCAGTTGTTCCCGGCGTTGTGTAATGCGTTGGGTGACTGGCTCGGTGGCGCGGTGCCAGAGTTGCCGTGGCAGCCACGCGCGGACGACGGCGCGACGCTCGTCGCGCGGGTCGGCAGCTTGAGCCGGCTGTGGCGGCGTTCGACTGGGGTCCCCGCGCCCATCGTGGCCCGCGCGGGCTAG
- a CDS encoding alpha/beta hydrolase: MTAPSKVARAHSAGVMPAKGRKPRKFPVSDGAPVEFVEDGPSLAGRVTALAALLTIRPTLAIGSYAPRLPWPWGLVDFVSRVMRPAPGTIRATISLPNCTAQLVRAPGVLPADGKRAVILYMHGGAFLTCGVNSHGRLVGALSGFADCPVLVVNYRMIPKHSVGMAVDDCYDAYKWLREKGYEADQIVLAGDSAGGYLALTLAERLQEEGPHGEVPAAMVTMSPLFEIDNETRAHHPNIRSDAMFPPRAFYALVDLVEEAARRHSKDGRSEEVYEPLDHIEPGLPRTLIHVSGSEVLVSDARKAARRLAAAGVPVEVRIWPGQMHVFQLASPIVSEATRSLRQIGDYIREATW; this comes from the coding sequence ATGACGGCACCCAGTAAGGTCGCCAGGGCGCACAGCGCTGGTGTCATGCCTGCTAAAGGGCGAAAACCGCGCAAGTTTCCGGTCAGTGACGGGGCGCCCGTCGAGTTCGTGGAGGACGGCCCCAGCCTGGCAGGCCGGGTCACCGCGCTCGCGGCTCTGCTAACTATCCGGCCGACTCTAGCTATCGGGAGCTACGCTCCGCGGTTGCCCTGGCCATGGGGTTTGGTGGACTTCGTCTCGCGGGTGATGCGACCCGCACCCGGCACGATCCGGGCGACGATCTCTTTGCCGAACTGCACCGCGCAACTGGTGCGCGCACCGGGCGTGCTGCCCGCCGACGGTAAGCGCGCCGTCATCCTCTACATGCACGGTGGGGCGTTCCTCACCTGCGGCGTCAACTCACACGGCCGCCTGGTCGGTGCGTTGTCGGGGTTTGCTGACTGCCCGGTGCTCGTCGTCAACTACCGGATGATTCCCAAGCACTCGGTGGGCATGGCCGTCGACGACTGTTACGACGCCTACAAGTGGCTGCGCGAAAAGGGCTACGAGGCCGACCAGATCGTGCTCGCCGGCGACTCCGCGGGCGGATACCTGGCGCTCACACTGGCCGAGCGGCTTCAAGAAGAGGGCCCGCACGGTGAGGTGCCCGCAGCGATGGTGACGATGTCGCCGCTGTTCGAGATCGACAACGAGACCCGGGCGCACCATCCAAACATCCGCAGCGACGCCATGTTCCCGCCGCGGGCGTTCTACGCTCTTGTCGACCTGGTCGAGGAAGCCGCGCGACGCCACAGCAAGGACGGCCGGTCCGAAGAGGTCTACGAACCGCTGGACCACATCGAGCCGGGTCTGCCGCGCACGTTGATCCATGTGTCGGGCTCGGAAGTGTTGGTCAGCGACGCCCGCAAGGCCGCGCGTCGGCTGGCGGCCGCCGGTGTACCGGTCGAGGTCCGCATCTGGCCTGGTCAGATGCACGTCTTCCAGCTCGCCTCGCCGATCGTCTCCGAAGCGACGCGGTCGTTGCGCCAGATCGGCGACTACATTCGCGAGGCCACCTGGTAA
- a CDS encoding cystathionine beta-synthase: MRIARHISELIGNTPLVQLNSVVPPGAGTVAAKVEYLNPGASSKDRIAIKMIDAAEASGELKPGGTIVEPTSGNTGVGLALVAQQRGYKCIFVCPDKVSEDKQNVLRAYGADVVVCPTAVPPDHPDSYYSVSNRLVEEIEGAWKPDQYSNPMGPASHYETTGPEVWADTEGKVTHFVAGVGTGGTITGAGRYLKEVSDGKVRVVGVDPEGSVYSGGTGRPYLVEGVGEDFWPAAYDPAVPDEIIAVSDADSFEMTRRLAREEAMLVGGSCGMAVVAAIKVAEEAGPDSLVVVLLPDGGRGYLSKIFNDEWMSSYGFLRSRLDGSVEESTVGDVLRGKSGALPDLVHTHPSETVRDAINILREYGVSQMPVVGAEPPVMAGEVAGSVSERELLSAVFEGRAKLADAVAKHMSPPLPLVGSGEIVTNAAKTLRECDAVMVVEEGKPVGVLTRHDLLGFLSDGDARR; encoded by the coding sequence ATGCGGATCGCCAGGCACATCAGTGAGCTCATCGGCAATACCCCTCTGGTACAGCTGAACTCCGTGGTGCCGCCGGGGGCGGGCACGGTGGCCGCCAAGGTCGAGTACCTCAACCCGGGTGCCAGCTCCAAGGACCGCATCGCGATCAAGATGATCGACGCCGCCGAGGCCAGCGGGGAGCTCAAGCCCGGGGGCACCATCGTGGAGCCGACGTCGGGCAACACCGGCGTGGGACTCGCACTGGTCGCCCAGCAGCGCGGCTACAAGTGCATCTTCGTGTGCCCCGACAAGGTCAGCGAGGACAAGCAGAACGTGCTGCGCGCGTACGGCGCCGACGTCGTCGTGTGCCCGACCGCCGTGCCGCCGGACCACCCCGACAGCTACTACAGCGTCTCCAATCGCCTGGTCGAGGAGATCGAGGGTGCGTGGAAGCCCGATCAGTACTCCAACCCGATGGGTCCGGCCAGCCACTACGAGACCACCGGGCCGGAGGTGTGGGCGGACACCGAAGGCAAGGTCACCCATTTCGTCGCGGGCGTCGGCACCGGCGGCACCATCACCGGGGCGGGCCGCTACCTCAAGGAGGTGTCCGACGGCAAGGTGCGCGTCGTCGGCGTCGACCCTGAAGGTTCGGTTTACTCGGGCGGCACCGGCAGGCCTTATCTGGTCGAGGGCGTCGGCGAGGACTTCTGGCCCGCGGCCTACGACCCCGCCGTGCCGGACGAGATCATCGCGGTCTCCGACGCCGATTCGTTCGAGATGACCCGGCGGCTGGCCCGCGAGGAAGCGATGCTCGTCGGCGGTTCGTGCGGGATGGCGGTGGTGGCCGCGATCAAGGTGGCCGAGGAGGCCGGCCCCGACTCGCTGGTCGTCGTCCTGCTCCCCGACGGCGGAAGAGGTTATCTGTCAAAGATTTTCAACGACGAATGGATGTCGTCCTACGGTTTCCTGCGCAGCAGGCTGGACGGGTCGGTCGAGGAATCGACGGTGGGCGATGTGCTGCGAGGCAAATCGGGTGCGCTGCCCGACCTGGTGCACACCCATCCGTCGGAGACGGTGCGCGACGCGATCAACATCCTGCGCGAGTACGGGGTGTCGCAGATGCCGGTCGTGGGCGCCGAACCTCCGGTGATGGCCGGTGAGGTGGCAGGCAGCGTCTCGGAGAGGGAACTGCTTTCGGCGGTGTTCGAGGGCCGCGCCAAGCTGGCCGACGCCGTCGCCAAGCACATGAGCCCGCCGCTCCCGCTGGTCGGCTCCGGTGAAATCGTCACGAACGCGGCGAAGACGCTGCGCGAATGCGACGCGGTGATGGTGGTCGAGGAGGGTAAACCCGTCGGGGTGCTGACCCGGCACGACCTCCTCGGCTTCCTGTCCGACGGCGACGCCCGACGCTGA
- a CDS encoding RDD family protein, producing the protein MTDQPPAPGDYPAPPPPEGQQQAGRYPAGIPVLPKEAYTPWFTRVLAWIIDYIPFTIILAIGFAMLAGTRETACITDISEYELGEFCATGASTLGQASVAVAVLVALAYAVWNLGYRQGRTGSSIGKSILKFKVVAEKTGQPMGFGLSVLREFIYLVAYLACGPLWLIAVLFPLWDAKRQTLVDKIIGTICLPL; encoded by the coding sequence GTGACCGATCAACCACCCGCGCCCGGGGACTATCCGGCACCACCACCGCCGGAGGGGCAGCAGCAAGCCGGCCGATATCCGGCAGGGATCCCGGTGTTGCCGAAAGAGGCTTACACGCCCTGGTTTACCCGCGTGCTGGCATGGATCATCGACTACATCCCGTTCACGATCATCCTGGCGATCGGGTTCGCGATGTTGGCGGGCACCCGCGAGACCGCCTGCATCACCGACATTTCCGAGTACGAACTCGGTGAGTTCTGCGCCACCGGCGCGTCCACGCTCGGGCAGGCGTCGGTGGCGGTCGCGGTGCTGGTCGCGTTGGCCTATGCGGTCTGGAACCTCGGCTACCGCCAGGGCCGCACCGGGTCGAGCATCGGAAAATCCATCCTGAAATTCAAGGTGGTCGCCGAAAAGACCGGGCAGCCAATGGGTTTCGGGTTGTCGGTGCTGCGCGAGTTCATCTATCTCGTCGCATACTTGGCATGCGGGCCGCTCTGGCTCATCGCAGTCCTGTTCCCCCTATGGGATGCGAAGAGACAGACGTTGGTCGACAAGATCATCGGTACCATCTGTTTACCGCTCTAA
- a CDS encoding acyl-CoA dehydrogenase family protein, protein MSTTARIDDLLDLDSLLTPEDTELRQTVRRFGEQHVRPNIAEWFDTGEVPVRALAADLGKLGLLGMHLTGYGCGGSTATAYGLVCQELEALDSGLRSLVSVQGSLAMFAIHRWGSEDQRGQWLPAMASGEAIGCFGLTEPDFGSNPAGMRTTAKRDGSDWVLNGAKMWITNGSVADVAIVWARAEEGIVGFVVPTDTPGFSATDMTRKMSLRASVTSELHLDDVRLPADAKLPDARGLSGPLSCLSEARFGIVFGSVGAARDCLQTTLDYVGARAVFDKPLSAYQLTQAKIADMAVELSKAQLLALHLGRLKDQGTIRPEQISVGKLNNVREALKIARQCRTLLGANGITLEYPVIRHANNLESVLTYEGTSEVHQLVIGEALTGVSAFR, encoded by the coding sequence ATGAGCACTACCGCCCGCATCGACGACCTTCTCGACCTCGATTCGCTGCTGACGCCCGAGGACACCGAGTTGCGCCAGACCGTGCGCAGGTTCGGCGAGCAGCATGTCCGTCCGAACATCGCCGAGTGGTTTGACACCGGTGAGGTCCCGGTCCGGGCGTTGGCCGCCGACCTGGGCAAGCTCGGTCTGCTGGGCATGCATCTGACGGGTTACGGCTGCGGCGGCTCGACCGCCACCGCCTATGGGCTGGTGTGTCAGGAGCTGGAGGCCCTCGACAGCGGGCTGCGCAGCCTGGTGTCGGTGCAGGGGTCGTTGGCGATGTTCGCGATTCACCGGTGGGGCAGCGAGGACCAGCGCGGCCAGTGGTTGCCCGCGATGGCCAGCGGCGAGGCGATCGGCTGCTTCGGTCTGACAGAGCCCGACTTCGGGTCCAACCCGGCGGGGATGCGCACCACCGCCAAACGCGACGGATCGGACTGGGTTCTCAACGGCGCGAAGATGTGGATCACCAACGGCTCGGTGGCCGATGTGGCGATCGTGTGGGCGCGCGCCGAGGAAGGGATCGTGGGCTTCGTCGTGCCCACCGATACACCGGGGTTCTCGGCCACCGACATGACCCGAAAGATGTCGTTGCGCGCCTCGGTGACCTCCGAACTGCATCTGGACGACGTGCGGCTACCGGCCGATGCCAAACTGCCCGACGCCCGCGGGCTGTCGGGTCCGCTGAGCTGCTTGTCGGAGGCCCGGTTCGGCATCGTGTTCGGCAGCGTCGGCGCCGCGCGGGACTGCCTGCAGACCACGCTGGACTACGTCGGCGCCCGCGCCGTGTTCGACAAACCGCTGTCGGCCTATCAGCTGACCCAGGCCAAGATCGCCGACATGGCCGTCGAGCTGTCCAAGGCCCAGCTGCTGGCGCTGCACCTGGGCCGGCTCAAAGACCAGGGCACGATCCGTCCCGAGCAGATCAGCGTCGGCAAGCTCAACAACGTCCGAGAGGCGCTCAAGATCGCACGGCAGTGCCGAACGTTGCTGGGCGCCAACGGAATCACGTTGGAGTATCCGGTGATCCGGCACGCCAACAACCTCGAGTCGGTGCTGACCTACGAGGGCACCTCCGAGGTGCACCAGTTGGTCATCGGAGAGGCGCTGACCGGCGTCAGCGCCTTCCGATGA